The DNA segment CCCACGCCAGTGGGAGTTCCCAGAGAAGCGCCTACTGAATGGAGACCCCTCGTGGGTTTCTCCCATAAGTAGTCAATAAATGGGGTATACTTGATATCCGAAATGGGAAAAGTATGCACGGGTAAATCATTCAGATAGAAAATTAAAAAAAATTTATCTCTGAATTCTGTTATCATCTCCTCTGCTTTCAGGTAGGTTCTGATACGCACAGGAGCGTCATCGTTCACAACCTCAACTAATTTGCCTTTCTGAAAAAACTCAATCTTAGTTATTGTAACTTTATCCAGTAACTCCTCTCCCAGGCAATTGGGAAGAGGAGAGAACAGAATACATATAGTCACTAAAAGGAGAAATTTACCAAACAATGCCGTAAAGCCCCCTTGCTAAAGCTTGTAGGATATAAGGCGTTTCTCTTTTCTTGATTTTTTTCTTGACATCATTATTATAAGTATGTATAATATGTGTATGAAACGAGTTGATTTTCATTTAACTGTTTCGCAAATTAAAAAACTTAAAAAGTTATCTAAAAAAACAGGTTTAACTGTTGCTGAGCTTATAAGACGAGCTATTGATAAATTTTTGGAAAAACAAAAATGAGAAAGACTTTTTTGTATAGAACCAAAATAAACGAGAATACAGAGACCAACTGCAATCAATGGCTTAAGATATGTAGAACTCTTTATAACCTTGCACTTGAACAGAGGATTGATATATACAGACAGCATAAGAAATCTGTTTCTGCCTATGAACAGATGAGTCAATTGCCTGAATTGAAAGAAGCCTTCCCAGAATTTAAGATTGTAGGCTCTCAAGTTCTTCAAGAAGTTGTGCAACGAGTAGATAAAGCTTTCCAGGGATTCTTTCAGAGACTCAAAGAGAGAAAAGGTAAAGCTGGATTTCCTCGTTTTAAGGGTAGAAACAGATATGATTCTTTCACCCTTAAACAAACTGGGTGGAGACTTAAAGGCAGATACCTCTACATTAAGAACGTTGGTAGATTCAAGCTTTTCCTCTCCAGAGAAGTTGAAGGGAACATTAAAACTGTAACCATTTGTAGAACATCCACTGGTAAATGGTTTGTAGCCTTTTCCTGTGATAATGTTCCTGCTAAAGAATACCCTGAAACTTCTGCTGAAGTTGGTATTGATATGGGTATTAACTCCTTTTGTGTCGACTCTTCTGGTAACAAAATAGAAAATCCTAAATACCTTCATAAATCTGAGAAACTTCTGGGAAGAAGACAAAGAAGTCTTTCTCGCAAAACAAAAGGTTCTAATCGCAGAAATAAAGCCCGTATCCTTGTAGCCAAAGCCCATGAAAAAATAGTTAATCAGAGAAAAGACTTTTTGCACAAACTGGCTAACTACTATATAGAAGCTTTTAAGACAATATACATAGAAGACCTGAATATAAGAGGCATGGTAAAAAACAGATATCTTGCCAAAAGCATCTCTGATGCTGGATGGGGAATGTTTGCTAATTTCTTGATGTATAAAGCGGCAGAAGCTAATCGTCAAGTAATTAGCATACCAGCCCATAACACAACTCAGATCTGCTCTGGCTGTGGTAAGAAAGTCCCTAAAACTCTGTCTGTTCGTATCCATAAATGCCCTCATTGCAATTTAGTTTTAGATAGAGACCTAAATGCCTCTATCGTAATAAAACAGCGTGGGCAACGCTATCAGACGCTAACACCTGCATTGGCTGGTGTTGTCTGAGAATCCCCTGCCTTCAGGCATGGGGAGTGTCAAGGATGGCCATTCATAATTCCTTTAAACAGAATCGTAACAGAAAGTTTGGGTCTTTCCTTAAGCCATTTTTTCTAATCTCTCAATTCTTTTCTGGGTAGGAGGGTGCGTGGAGAAGAGAACTGCAAGCCCTCTGCCTCTCAAAGGATTGACAGTAAACATGTGCGCGGTAGCCTGGTGGGCGGGTAATCTCCTCTGGCTTGCACTGGCTTCCAGCTTCCTGAGTGCTCTAGCCAGACCAAGAGGATTACCTGTTACCAGAGCACTTCCCCTGTCAGCCAGGTATTCCCGCGAGCGAGAAATCGCCATCTGAATTATCATCGCAGCAAACGGTGCTACAATTGCAGCAACCAGAAGCCCCAGCGCACCTCCTCTTCTACCTCCCCTGGAACCGTACCCTCTAAAGATCGCTGCCCAGCGGGCAAAGGATGCCAGAATCATTACTGCTCCAGCAATAGTGGCTGCCACAGTTTGAATCAGGATGTCCCTATTTCTTACATGAGCCAGCTCATGTCCGATTACTCCTGCCAGTTCTTCCTCATCCAGAACCCGCAATATACCTTCAGTTACTGCCACTGCAGCGTGCTGGGGATTTCTCCCGGTGGCAAAGGCATTGGGAGCGGAATGGGGAATAAGGTAGAGTTTGGGCATGGGCAATCCAGATTTCTGGGTAAGAGCCCTTACATTGCCATAAAGTTGAGGCATATCCTCCTCCCTTAAAGGCTGGGCTTTATACATTGCCAAAACTATCTTATCAGAATACCAGTAGCTTATGAAGTTGATCCCTGCTGCAATTATGAAAGCAAAAATCATACCCTGCCTTCCACCGATAAGGTTTCCCACCCAGATCAAAACTAAAGTCAGGGCTAACATTAGAATAAAGGTCTTCATCTGATTCAACATATTTACCATCCCCTGCACAATTTGAAATTGTGCCTACAAAACAATGGTTGTAGGCACAGATTCAATCTGTGCAAACTGGTTTCATTATATTAAATATTCTCTCTCTTCTGCAAGCCATTTTTAGAGGGCTCTGATTTCCGCAGGCTGAAGCCTGCGACTACCATTCTATCGTTCGGTAGCCGCAACCTTTAGGTTGCGCATTCAAACACTCCGATGAATCAAAGCTACTCTATCAGGAGGAAACTTCCATCTTATCTGTATCGAAGACCATCCCGTCCTTTGCTACTACTACCTTAACTCCTGTAGAATCCTCGATGCTCTTAGCCTGCTTCCAGGGATTGGCTCTCAGGAGAGTCATTCCAAAATGGGTGAGGATAGACACCTTGGGTTTACATTCCATAACAATCCTTTTAACATCTTCTATACAGAGATGGTCCAGATCGCTAGGTTGAAGCCTTACTACATTGACAATTAGAAGGTCGCTCCTATAGTGAGCGGTTAGCTGGGGAAAGAAGCGAGTATCGGAGAGATAGGAGATTTCACATTTAGAAGTATGAAAATTGAACCCGTAAGTTTCTGCATTGCCATGAATATGCTTTACCGGAGGTTCAAAGGATATATTACCTACCCTGTATTTTTTCCCAACTTTAAGTATCTCTACTTTCTCCAGATAATTTCTAACATATCTGAGTATAACAGGGTCCTCTTGGAAAGCGTCTCCCGGAGCAAATACAACTCCCTTTTTGGCAAAACCTCCTTCTGTCATTGCCTCTACCATAACATTTATGTCTGCTGAATGGTCGAGATGTCTGTGAGAAAGGATAATCCCTTCCAGACTCTTTGGCTTAAGACCTTTCTCTAAAGACCTGATGAGAGCACCCGGGCCAGGGTCTAAGAGAAACTCCGTTCCATCAATAGAGAACCATATCCCGCCAGAAGCTCTAATCTGTTTAAACACTACAACCCTTGCCCCGCCTGTTCCCAAGAATATTATCCGATTAGGCTTGCCTTTTTTTTTCTTCAAATCTTCCCCTAAAAATATCTGACCGAGAAAGTGTCAAATTCTCCGCTATATTCTTCCCATTCAACCTGAACGTCTTTAACTTCTGCCTCATCAGGACCGCGATGGCACCACTGGATAATTCTTTCCACAGCCTGTTTATCCCCTTCAAAAACAGCTTCCACCCGACCATCCGGGCAATTCCTCACCCAACCCTTCACTCCCCAACCCATAGCTCTGTCACGAGTATAACTACGGAAGAAGACTCCCTGAACAAACCCCTCTATCCACACATGAGCTCTAACTTTGGACAAAAGTATTCGCCTCTCCAATCATGCGTACCAGGTCAAACTCTTATTTGACACTCCAGAAATTTAAGTACATATTCGCTACATTTAGATTATATCAACTACTTTCCAGCCGAGCTTCTTCAGGCTCTGGCTAATATATTTCCTGTGGCATCCAGCGGGCAACCTCTCACAGCACATTATTACAGCAGGATTTTTATTTGCTAGTTTCTGGAGGGACTTAAGAGCCTGTTTATACTCTTTCGTCTTAACATAAGCTTCATAGCCACTCTTACGAAACCCACCCAGGTCCTTTCCCATATAGACATATTCAATTTCCGAGGAGAAAAGAATCATATCCAGGTTTTCCCTTTTGAAACGTTCATATTTACTGGTGGGGAACCTCCTCACATCAACTAAAGTCTTTACTCCCCAGTCCTTTAAAGTCTTAAGGAAATCATCCTGAGATCTGGCGGCTGAGCCTATAGTATAGATATTTTTTTTCTTTATCTTTTTCACCATATCAAGCAGTAATACCTCATAAAGTCAACAC comes from the bacterium genome and includes:
- a CDS encoding RNA-guided endonuclease TnpB family protein, whose translation is MRKTFLYRTKINENTETNCNQWLKICRTLYNLALEQRIDIYRQHKKSVSAYEQMSQLPELKEAFPEFKIVGSQVLQEVVQRVDKAFQGFFQRLKERKGKAGFPRFKGRNRYDSFTLKQTGWRLKGRYLYIKNVGRFKLFLSREVEGNIKTVTICRTSTGKWFVAFSCDNVPAKEYPETSAEVGIDMGINSFCVDSSGNKIENPKYLHKSEKLLGRRQRSLSRKTKGSNRRNKARILVAKAHEKIVNQRKDFLHKLANYYIEAFKTIYIEDLNIRGMVKNRYLAKSISDAGWGMFANFLMYKAAEANRQVISIPAHNTTQICSGCGKKVPKTLSVRIHKCPHCNLVLDRDLNASIVIKQRGQRYQTLTPALAGVV
- the htpX gene encoding zinc metalloprotease HtpX codes for the protein MLNQMKTFILMLALTLVLIWVGNLIGGRQGMIFAFIIAAGINFISYWYSDKIVLAMYKAQPLREEDMPQLYGNVRALTQKSGLPMPKLYLIPHSAPNAFATGRNPQHAAVAVTEGILRVLDEEELAGVIGHELAHVRNRDILIQTVAATIAGAVMILASFARWAAIFRGYGSRGGRRGGALGLLVAAIVAPFAAMIIQMAISRSREYLADRGSALVTGNPLGLARALRKLEASASQRRLPAHQATAHMFTVNPLRGRGLAVLFSTHPPTQKRIERLEKMA
- a CDS encoding MBL fold metallo-hydrolase: MKKKKGKPNRIIFLGTGGARVVVFKQIRASGGIWFSIDGTEFLLDPGPGALIRSLEKGLKPKSLEGIILSHRHLDHSADINVMVEAMTEGGFAKKGVVFAPGDAFQEDPVILRYVRNYLEKVEILKVGKKYRVGNISFEPPVKHIHGNAETYGFNFHTSKCEISYLSDTRFFPQLTAHYRSDLLIVNVVRLQPSDLDHLCIEDVKRIVMECKPKVSILTHFGMTLLRANPWKQAKSIEDSTGVKVVVAKDGMVFDTDKMEVSS
- a CDS encoding acylphosphatase, which translates into the protein MSKVRAHVWIEGFVQGVFFRSYTRDRAMGWGVKGWVRNCPDGRVEAVFEGDKQAVERIIQWCHRGPDEAEVKDVQVEWEEYSGEFDTFSVRYF
- a CDS encoding DUF488 domain-containing protein; the protein is MVKKIKKKNIYTIGSAARSQDDFLKTLKDWGVKTLVDVRRFPTSKYERFKRENLDMILFSSEIEYVYMGKDLGGFRKSGYEAYVKTKEYKQALKSLQKLANKNPAVIMCCERLPAGCHRKYISQSLKKLGWKVVDII